In Pedosphaera parvula Ellin514, the genomic stretch GAGCGTCGCGCAGGAGAAGTTCCGGGTTAGCTTTGGACGTGCGAGAGATGAAATATTCATCGAGCTGCGCGATCATGGTCCCGAATTTGATCCGACCGCGTGGAAGGGACCCGATTCGGGAACGGAAAGCGAGGAGGCCATTGGCGGTTGGGGTATTCAACTTGTTCGCCGGTATATGGATGAAATTCGCTACGAACGCGAAGCTGGAGAGAATGTCCTGCGCCTCAGCAAGCGGCTGAGTCCTGAAGGCGGCACCACAGAATTTCAGAAGTCACAAACAAAACAGTCGTAAACCAAAAGGTAAAATTATATGTCATTGGAAATTCAAATTCATAAAAATATCGGCGCGCAAAATTCGGACGCAGTGACAGTAAACCTTGCCGGAAGCCTGGACACGGCAACGGCTCCCGACCTTGAACGCCAGCTTGCGCCCGTTTTAAGTGGCTCGGTCAAGGACATGATATTTGATCTGGCGCAATTGAAATTTATCAGCAGCGCCGGTCTGCGCATATTTGCGGCGGCCCGCAAAACGCTCAGGG encodes the following:
- a CDS encoding STAS domain-containing protein, translated to MSLEIQIHKNIGAQNSDAVTVNLAGSLDTATAPDLERQLAPVLSGSVKDMIFDLAQLKFISSAGLRIFAAARKTLREHHGQASFVHMQPQIQEVFEIIRSLPGVAVFQDEAELDQYLAARQHSHAS
- a CDS encoding ATP-binding protein, translating into MTLELCATPEEVMRAVGAFQDFARTQQIPEKNAFGLALALEECGSNIVNYALGSVAQEKFRVSFGRARDEIFIELRDHGPEFDPTAWKGPDSGTESEEAIGGWGIQLVRRYMDEIRYEREAGENVLRLSKRLSPEGGTTEFQKSQTKQS